The following is a genomic window from Cryomorphaceae bacterium 1068.
CGAACCAGTTGATCGATGTCTACCAAGCAAGGACGGCAGCCGCTCGACGAAAAATCGATTAGCAGATACTTGTTTTCGGGTCTTTTGTATTCCATCTTTTCACCCTTTTTATCAGAAGCCGTGAGGGATTGAAAGGTGCCGTTTTCCGGGTCGAAACCGACTTTCTCCAATTCCGTGAGATAGAGTTGAATTTCTTCTGCTGCCCAAAAGCTTTGGTCCTCTGAAGCCAAGCGATTGAGCACTTCTTGAAGATCTTCCGTTTTTTGGAATTTGATGGAATTCCTTAAATACACCAGCAATTGAGGCGAAGGATTAGCTAGATTTTCCCCCTTGAAAAAGCCTTTCCATTCTTCTTCAGGGCTTGTCGAGAGTATACGGCCTGATGTGGCAGGCGAAACGGTGAATCTATTTTCTTCAACCGAACCTTCAATGGTGAGAGATTCCCCTGTAAGCCAAATGGTCTTCAGTGTCGTGATCTTGCCCTTGTTGATGGAGTTTATTTCAATGATTGTCGGAAGGTTTTCAACTTCCAAAAGCAATGTACCATTTTCAGGCACTTGGTGCGAAAGACCTCCTTCGCTCAAGAAAATCGGCAATGCTCCGCTGAGGCTAGTTGCGTCGATGGATACTTCTACACTCAGGAGATTAGTGGTAACACAGAGGAGGGATAAAAGAGTCAAGGACTTCAGAGACATTATTTCTGTTTTTACAAGTTCACAAAAGCTAAGATAGCTCAGAATATTTACGCATGGTCATCCTGAATGTCATACAACTTGAAATGAATCTGATTCTCTTCCGTTTTAAGATCATTACCTTCTCTTTGATGATATTTGTTCACATTCTAATGGCTCTTCTGTTGACGGTGATCACTCAAATCGGAGGATTGCTGTATCTGATGATTGTCTTGGTATTTCGAAAGACAAAATGGGGGAAACGTCTTTTGGTTTTTATTGGACTTTATGCCCTCGCCACTTTTGTCATTGTACCCATTCTTGCGCCACATTTCGGGCGCGAAAAGGTCAAGGTCGAGGTGGTAAATGCAGGATATATTTTGGCCAATCGAAATTACGTCACTGCCGAAATGAACAAGACCCTCGAGTCAATTGAGCAAAACCTCAAATCGCAATACCCTGAATTGAAACTCGTAGTGCTCGACGCTAACTTCCCCTTCCTGGATGGCTTTCCGCTATTGCCTCACTTGAGTCATGACGATGGAAAGAAAGTCGATTTGGCATTCGTTTATGAAGAGCCTAATGGCCAATTGACCAATCAGAAAGTATCCCGATCGGGATATGGAGTTTTCGTATCCCCTGAAGAAGGCGAGCTGAATCAAGCTGATCTCTGCACTAGAAAGGGCTCGTGGCAATATGGGATAACCGAGTACTTCAGCTTTGGGGAAATCCATTCGAATTTGATTTTTTCAGAAGTTGCCAATCGAAAACTCTTGGAGGCGATCATAGCTGAGGACAGAATCGGGAAGGTTTTTGTGGAGCCTCATTTGAAAGAACGACTAGGGGTAGTCAGCGATAAAATCCGTTTTCAAGGATGCCATTCCGTAAGGCACGATGATCATTTTCACATTGAGTTAAGGTGAAATTAACCAGTCGATAGGTCTTGAAGCTCTTCGATTATTAAACTCATCCAGGCTCACTCATTATAGTACTCCTCAAAATCTTCAATAATGAGATTCTTGGATTTTTCAGGGTCACTATCATCTGCCTCACCAATGTAGAGTGTGCTATAAATCAGCCTGTCATTCTTTCCCAATACACAAGAAGCAAGTTCCTTTGATTCACTGTATTGAGAAGTATAAGCCAGATGATAGATTTCTAATTCCTGATCTTTGTATGTGTAGTTGAAGTTTTGAATTGATTCGACTTCACAGCTGCCGTATTCTTCGTAGTAGAAATCATTTTTAATATGTAGTCTACAGAATTCTTCCTTCGGAATAAGAGAGTAAAACCTTTTGGGTCCTAACAAATCCAGTACTTCGAGAAGTATGGATAATTTATCTTCATCTGACTTCAAATTGGATAATTCGCTTGCTTTAGGGTCAGCTCCCATTCCTATTTCGATTAGGTAAGCCAATACCTCCGCTTGTTCATTCTTCGTTTTGTTCAAAGATTTAACAATGCCGCTCATGTCCTTAAATGAAACACCGGCATATGAGGCCAACTCTACCAAACTAACGTAAGTATAGACGGGGATATAATAGTCCGCTTTTGGGTTGATCGTATCAAGCATCTGCCTTAAAGCACTTGTGAAAACACCTCCGTATGGTGCCAGTAAGCTTTGATCTTCGTGATTCTTTTCAAAATAGGATTCCAAAATACTGACAGAATATGAGTCGTCTTTGCTCGTTTCGATCAGTTCAATGAGAGCCGCATAATCAGTTTTTACCAGTTCCTTTTTAGTGTAAAAACCTGCGAAGTCATTGTACGTGTATTTACCTTTTTTCTTTTTGAATAGCTCGCTAAACAGGTTCAAAGATTCTTCCGATTCAATTTCTGAAAATGCTCCAAGTACGTAAGACTCGAGTTTAACGTTCTTCTCGAAAATTTCTTTCAGAGGAGCTAGACTAGTGTCTGATGTATGATCGTATAAATTGGTCAAGAGGCCTAGATAACTCCACTCATTATCAAAGAGTGTCGGAGTTGAGTCACGCAAACTTTTAAGAATATCCTTTGCTCTTTCTTCTGAAAAGTGATAATCAGTAGACGATGAAAGCGCAGATTCATAAGTAGCAGTATCTGCAGAGTAGAGCCTCGATTTGATCAGGTCTTCTTTAGTGCTGAAAATATCAAACGAGCTCTCTGGATTTTCTTTTATAATTTTGAATGAAGTAAAAACAGAATCAGTGTAGTGAATGTCTATGTCCTTTGCTGTATTGTAGCTGATCTCGAAGAGCATATTATTCTTCCAAGTCAGGTACACGTGTGAGGTGAGATTACCGTTTTTTTCTTCGTAAGCGTAGGTGTATCCATCTCTGTATTTTTCCAGCGGAGATATCAGATTTGAATATGCCGTGTCTATGAAAAACTCTTGAATTAAGGAGTCTTCGTTTTCAAAGTATGCAAGGTCATTGAACGTATAAACAATAATATCTGCAGATACTCCCGACTCTACGTCCAGTATGCTTTGATATATAGATGAATCGACACAACTGTAGTATGCGTAGAACTCATTGAACTCACTTATGTCGCCGGAACCTAAGATTTCGTAGTATTCATTAGTCAGTAATACCATTTCAGGTTTTTTCCAAGGAGTTACTTCCCAGTTCTTTAAAAAACTCTTCTGGTTCTCGTCGAGTTCGCCTGTTGTTTGAAGTACGATATTGTTCATCAAGCTCCCTCTAACAAAACTTACCACATGTATGCTACCTGTATCTGCAATATTGAGTACTTCATAAAGGTACATTTGATCGTTGTTTTGCAGTGTATCTTTCGAAATTGATACTCCACCTGTTGCTTCTAGAAGAATGTCTAGCATGTTGCTGTGAGTGAAGTCCATAGTTTGCGGTTGATATCCAACCGGATAATAATATTGATTTACGGATATTGAGTAATTATCCACACGGTCAACTGCTGTAATTACAGAGTTGCGCATATATTCAAATGAACCTTGCTCTAAAGGAATCGGATAGTTCAACATCTCAACTCTTGGATTGGGAAGTTGAATCTTCAGTTTCAGTTGTTCAATCTCACTCATTTCTTTGTTCCAAGAAAGTGTGGAAAGTTGATCGATGGGAAAAAATCTTATGCTCTGTAAGAAATCTGACTTCTTTGCTTTGAAGTCTTCACTGGAATTGACCATTTCCATAAAAATGTAAGCAAAACCATTCGTGGTGAACAGCCACATAATAGCGTCAAAACCTGCCGGTGAAGACAAGTCTATTTGTCTTCCTTTCACGTTTTGGTGTTCGATATCCTGAATTTCCTTTATTTCAAACTTATTCTGTGCTCTGTAGTTATCAACGATTAAGTCAAGCTGTTTTTCGGGAGAAGAGAAAATATCTCCTTGTTCCATGACCATGGCAAACTGTCCCATCCCTGTTTGTCTATCCTGCCATAAATCCATCTTCATATTGCTGTTGGGGATTTCAATTTCCTCAGTAGATCCTTTCATTTTTGCTGTAAATCCTTGAAGTAATCGCTCAATTTTTCCGGCAGGGAGTTTCTCGTA
Proteins encoded in this region:
- a CDS encoding TlpA disulfide reductase family protein, producing the protein MSLKSLTLLSLLCVTTNLLSVEVSIDATSLSGALPIFLSEGGLSHQVPENGTLLLEVENLPTIIEINSINKGKITTLKTIWLTGESLTIEGSVEENRFTVSPATSGRILSTSPEEEWKGFFKGENLANPSPQLLVYLRNSIKFQKTEDLQEVLNRLASEDQSFWAAEEIQLYLTELEKVGFDPENGTFQSLTASDKKGEKMEYKRPENKYLLIDFSSSGCRPCLVDIDQLVRLQSDFESELEILSIWDDPKLEAWLTIGKTQKDKITWTSLRDDSRAVFKKFEVDVYPTYLLIDPQGNVVKRWKGSGIEKVRKYLKK
- a CDS encoding TraB/GumN family protein, with product MKYIVAAVFTLTSLLSCAQSDYELLWRIDGKELDKTSFLFGTMHVSDERVYNFSDSVLLAFDSAEILAKELSRSDVFEAAMQKRFSKTQNSAFKDQFDEEEYTQIREAFRKRTKLDLDKVDNANPLLINQLLRESQKKDDKSSLLILDEYLEECALRMNKQVVGLEKPFDGIRSGQEFSNSFEKEFFKMRLLTNMDSIFETYDKMQDNSFISKANLRIENYRDGKLPEFNMEENSRAMSTFAMKDRNTKMAQGLDSLMKKGSVFCAVGASHLPGEYGLIEMLREKGYTVEVVRADFTGEGKRLMKKYEKLPAGKIERLLQGFTAKMKGSTEEIEIPNSNMKMDLWQDRQTGMGQFAMVMEQGDIFSSPEKQLDLIVDNYRAQNKFEIKEIQDIEHQNVKGRQIDLSSPAGFDAIMWLFTTNGFAYIFMEMVNSSEDFKAKKSDFLQSIRFFPIDQLSTLSWNKEMSEIEQLKLKIQLPNPRVEMLNYPIPLEQGSFEYMRNSVITAVDRVDNYSISVNQYYYPVGYQPQTMDFTHSNMLDILLEATGGVSISKDTLQNNDQMYLYEVLNIADTGSIHVVSFVRGSLMNNIVLQTTGELDENQKSFLKNWEVTPWKKPEMVLLTNEYYEILGSGDISEFNEFYAYYSCVDSSIYQSILDVESGVSADIIVYTFNDLAYFENEDSLIQEFFIDTAYSNLISPLEKYRDGYTYAYEEKNGNLTSHVYLTWKNNMLFEISYNTAKDIDIHYTDSVFTSFKIIKENPESSFDIFSTKEDLIKSRLYSADTATYESALSSSTDYHFSEERAKDILKSLRDSTPTLFDNEWSYLGLLTNLYDHTSDTSLAPLKEIFEKNVKLESYVLGAFSEIESEESLNLFSELFKKKKGKYTYNDFAGFYTKKELVKTDYAALIELIETSKDDSYSVSILESYFEKNHEDQSLLAPYGGVFTSALRQMLDTINPKADYYIPVYTYVSLVELASYAGVSFKDMSGIVKSLNKTKNEQAEVLAYLIEIGMGADPKASELSNLKSDEDKLSILLEVLDLLGPKRFYSLIPKEEFCRLHIKNDFYYEEYGSCEVESIQNFNYTYKDQELEIYHLAYTSQYSESKELASCVLGKNDRLIYSTLYIGEADDSDPEKSKNLIIEDFEEYYNE